One stretch of Punica granatum isolate Tunisia-2019 chromosome 5, ASM765513v2, whole genome shotgun sequence DNA includes these proteins:
- the LOC116206795 gene encoding uncharacterized protein LOC116206795, translating to MDQIIVTTDHDDHQIMSQIQKVHQQLVHVLLIKKLLCFLGIRTTLQFLLVASFSLVSILLAIFLCCYRYYSSGHLPLFPDNDFFYFSTVIFSLFTHALERKYMFLLCNGILAFLAKSLRLSSSSTSDPDPVVVDMKALPATDGIIELPEAVGVAVSAEEEEDNAAAIVADEEGEREREEKEEEGDDGADDRDMAGDSSFLEAAHEGGSEALVTEFDDDDGVEGDYCLEDEEAAAAATEGVTMANGTSSEELMSTDELNKKIEEFIRKMKEEIRIEAQSQLIAV from the coding sequence ATGGACCAAATCATTGTCACTACTGATCATGATGATCATCAGATCATGAGTCAGATCCAGAAGGTTCATCAACAACTTGTTCATGTCCTTCTGATTAAGAAGCTCCTGTGCTTCCTCGGAATCCGGACTACCCTTCAGTTCCTATTGGTAGCCTCCTTCTCGTTGGTTTCGATATTGTTGGCTATTTTCTTGTGCTGTTATCGTTACTACTCCTCAGGCCACCTTCCTCTCTTCCCGGACAACGACTTCTTCTACTTCTCGACGGTCATCTTCTCGCTCTTCACCCACGCCCTCGAGCGGAAGTACATGTTCCTCCTTTGCAATGGCATCCTTGCTTTCCTTGCCAAGAGCCTCCGCTtgagcagcagcagcacatCTGACCCTGACCCTGTAGTCGTTGACATGAAAGCTCTGCCGGCCACTGATGGGATCATTGAATTGCCCGAGGCCGTTGGAGTTGCTGTGTCAgctgaggaggaggaagataaTGCAGCAGCTATTGTAGCTGATGAAGAAGGAGAGCGAGAAcgagaagaaaaagaggaagaaggagacGATGGAGCTGATGATCGAGACATGGCCGGTGATTCTTCATTCTTGGAAGCAGCCCATGAAGGGGGGAGTGAAGCTTTGGTAACGGagtttgatgatgatgacggAGTAGAAGGGGATTATTGTTTGGAGGATGAGGAAGCTGCAGCAGCAGCCACGGAAGGTGTGACGATGGCTAACGGTACTAGCAGTGAGGAGCTGATGAGCACGGATGAGTTGAATAAGAAGATCGAGGAGTTCATCAGGAAGATGAAGGAGGAGATCAGGATCGAAGCGCAGAGTCAGTTGATTGCGGTTTGA